The Ziziphus jujuba cultivar Dongzao chromosome 7, ASM3175591v1 genome includes a region encoding these proteins:
- the LOC107424696 gene encoding probable disease resistance protein At5g66900 — translation MAEGFLIDKAFSLLFDAIKGIKDKNVRFKPILNKLSLRLKHMQSMIIEIQQLNRGLDVPESETSEFKSAMEKGAELVRKCSQVRWYNICKKCQYTGELVELDETLRLLFQTLNVQLARDVKRNSQQIKENLPESSSDGSNQISTVVPFNLPPLPSLVVGLDGPLKELKETLLTNEASFLVVTAPGGCGKTVLALKFCHDSQVKEKFKNNIFFVSLSKSPPSLSLLVQQLYKLKGNGVPDIPNEETALDFLENLLTQQEPNSTLWVLDDIWPESEPLVEKLVLQIPPEHKILVTSRSELLRLGQSYHLNPLNDKDAMTLFRHLASLEDGKYQIPDHIVQKIVGYYKFFPLALEIVAGSLRRQPAEVWEGRLRKCLDGSSALGSESNILSSLQSNLHELKFIIKECFMDLGLFPEHQRIPAASLIDMWTELYELEEDGDALLLLYNLTTRNLANLFVTRKDVTEVDDYYSEHFVTQHDLLRELAIYESSHEPQVNGERCEEPVEQRKRLILDLKGDEHPKWCKEHKKRSVSLACFQRNENTKEPFSAHLLSISTDENFSSNWLDMQLPEAKVLVLNFRTKDYALPKFVKNMKKLRVLIVTNYSFFPAELRKFKYLRSLKDLKRIRLERISILSLSKTRVPLKKLRKLSLFMCSIGKAFSKRSISRLLPNLREMNVNFCDDLVELPASIFNIIHLKKLSITHCTKLAAIPEEIGKLVNLEELRLTCCVSLLALPDSIKNLSKLASLDISDCISIRNLPEEIGELRSLRKFNMKNCSRLKDLPPSVSGLKQLTDLKCDEEIKERWEDYLPSITNIVRLAKDDPT, via the exons ATGGCAGAGGGATTTCTTATTGACAAAGCATTCTCATTGCTGTTTGATGCGATTAAAGGAATCAAGGACAAGAATGTCAGGTTCAAACCTATCCTCAATAAGCTCAGTCTCAGGCTAAAACATATGCAATCAATGATCATAGAGATACAACAGCTGAACAGAGGATTGGATGTGCCAGAAAGCGAAACATCAGAATTTAAATCGGCAATGGAGAAGGGCGCAGAACTGGTTCGAAAATGCTCCCAGGTACGGTGGTATAACATCTGCAAGAAGTGTCAGTACACCGGCGAGCTGGTTGAATTGGATGAAACTCTTCGGCTTTTGTTTCAGACACTAAATGTCCAGTTAGCGAGGGATGTGAAGAGAAACTCGCAGCAGATAAAAGAAAACTTGCCGGAATCGAGTAGTGATGGAAGCAATCAGATATCAACGGTGGTTCCATTCAATTTACCTCCACTCCCATCGCTTGTTGTAGGATTGGATGGGCCATTGAAGGAGCTAAAGGAAACACTCCTTACAAATGAGGCATCGTTTCTTGTAGTGACTGCTCCTGGAGGATGCGGGAAGACTGTCTTAGCACTAAAGTTTTGTCATGATAGCCAAGTGAAAg AGAAATTCAAGAACAACATATTCTTTGTTTCGTTATCAAAATCCCCCCCTAGTCTGAGTCTTCTTGTACAACAACTATATAAACTCAAGGGGAATGGGGTGCCTGATATTCCAAACGAAGAAACTGCACTCGACTTCTTGGAAAATTTGCTAACTCAACAAGAACCAAATTCTACATTGTGGGTCCTGGATGATATTTGGCCTGAATCGGAGCCTCTTGTTGAGAAGCTAGTTCTCCAAATACCACCAGAGCACAAGATTTTGGTGACATCGAGATCTGAATTGCTGAGATTAGGACAATCATATCATTTGAATCCACTGAATGATAAAGATGCCATGACTCTTTTCCGTCATTTGGCCTCCTTGGAAGATGGGAAATATCAAATTCCAGATCATATTGTCCAAAAG ATAGTGGGTTACTATAAATTTTTCCCTCTTGCCCTTGAAATCGTGGCCGGATCACTACGCAGGCAGCCTGCAGAGGTTTGGGAAGGTAGACTGAGAAAATGCCTTGATGGTTCATCTGCACTCGGTTCTGAGAGTAATATACTCTCCAGCCTGCAAAGCAACTTACATGAATTGAAGTTTATTATCAAGGAGTGTTTCATGGACCTTGGCTTATTTCCTGAACACCAGAGGATCCCTGCTGCTTCCCTTATCGATATGTGGACGGAATTATACGAGCTGGAAGAAGATGGTGATGCCCTGCTTCTGCTTTATAATCTCACCACGCGTAATCTTGCTAATCTTTTTGTCACAag AAAGGATGTGACTGAGGTGGATGACTACTATAGCGAACATTTTGTTACTCAGCATGATCTGCTTAGAGAACTAGCTATCTACGAGAGCAGCCATGAGCCACAAGTTAACGGTGAGAGATGCGAGGAGCCAGTAGAACAGAGGAAAAGACTGATTCTGGACTTAAAAGGAGACGAGCATCCAAAGTGGTGCAAAGAACATAAGAAGCGATCAGTTTCGCTTGCTTGTTTCCAGAGAAACGAAAATACGAAGGAACCATTTAGCGCCCACTTATTGTCCATCTCAACAG ATGAAAATTTCTCATCAAATTGGCTTGACATGCAACTACCTGAAGCCAAGGTTCTAGTTCTGAATTTCCGGACAAAAGACTATGCCTTACCTAAGTTTGTGAAGAACATGAAGAAACTAAGGGTTCTGATCGTTACAAATTATAGTTTCTTCCCTGCTGAATTAAGGAAGTTTAAATATCTTCGTTCATTGAAAGATTTGAAGAGAATAAGATTGGAGCGCATTTCAATTCTTTCCCTGAGCAAGACTCGTGTACCATTGAAGAAACTGCGGAAGTTATCTCTGTTTATGTGTAGCATTGGTAAGGCTTTTAGCAAACGTTCGATCTCACGTTTACTACCAAATCTAAGGGAGATGAACGTCAACTTTTGTGATGATTTGGTGGAACTGCCTGCAAGTATTTTCAATATCATCCACCTGAAGAAACTTAGCATCACACACTGTACAAAGCTGGCTGCAATTCCTGAAGAAATTGGGAAGTTGGTGAATCTAGAAGAGTTGAGGCTTACGTGCTGTGTCAGTTTGCTAGCATTACCAGACTCTATCAAGAACCTCTCTAAGTTAGCCTCCCTCGATATATCTGATTGCATCAGCATTCGGAACTTGCCTGAAGAAATCGGTGAGCTGCGCAGTTTAAGAAAGTTCAACATGAAAAACTGTTCAAGGTTGAAGGATTTGCCTCCATCAGTTTCAGGCCTTAAGCAGTTGACAGATCTGAAATGTGATGAAGAGATAAAAGAACGGTGGGAAGATTATCTGCCGTCTATTACTAACATAGTTAGGTTGGCCAAAGACGATCCCACTTAA
- the LOC107424705 gene encoding serine/threonine-protein kinase SRK2I isoform X2 gives MDRSAITVGPAVDMPILHDSDRYDFVRDIGSGNFGVARLMRDKHTKELVAVKYIERGDKIDENVQREIINHRSLRHPNIVRFKEVILTPTHLAIVMEYASGGELFERICNAGRFSENEARFFFQQLISGVSYCHAMQVCHRDLKLENTLLDGSPAPRLKICDFGYSKSSVLHSQPKSTVGTPAYIAPEVLMRQEYDGKIADVWSCGVTLYVMLVGAYPFEDPDEPKDFRKTIQRILSVQYSIPDSIQISQECHNLISRIFVADPAARITIPEIRNHQWFLMNLPADLMDESTMGNHFEESDQPMQSIDTIMQIIAEATIPAVSHGLNQFMTDNLDMDDDMDDLDSDSELDVDSSGEIVYAI, from the exons ATGGATCGATCAGCGATAACGGTCGGGCCGGCCGTGGATATGCCGATTTTGCACGACAGTGACCGGTACGATTTCGTCCGAGATATCGGGTCGGGTAATTTCGGAGTGGCGAGGCTGATGAGGGATAAGCATACCAAGGAACTTGTTGCTGTCAAGTACATCGAGCGTGGAGATAAG ATTGATGAAAATGTTCAAAGAGAAATCATTAATCATAGGTCCTTGAGGCATCCCAACATTGTTCGGTTTAAAGAG GTTATTTTGACACCTACCCATTTGGCTATTGTAATGGAATATGCTTCTGGAGGAGAACTTTTTGAGCGGATATGCAATGCAGGGCGCTTCAGTGAGAATGAG GCTCGCTTCTTTTTTCAACAGCTTATATCTGGAGTTAGCTACTGCCATGCAatg CAAGTATGCCACCGGGACTTGAAGTTGGAAAATACTTTGTTGGATGGAAGTCCAGCTCCTCGGTTGAAGATATGTGACTTTGGGTACTCAAAG TCCTCAGTTCTTCATTCTCAACCGAAATCAACAGTAGGAACACCTGCATACATTGCTCCAGAAGTATTAATGAGGCAAGAGTACGATGGCAAG ATTGCAGATGTATGGTCGTGTGGGGTAACCTTGTATGTGATGCTGGTGGGAGCATATCCTTTTGAGGATCCTGATGAACCAAAGGATTTCAGGAAGACCATACAA AGAATTCTCAGTGTCCAGTATTCAATCCCAGACTCTATTCAGATATCTCAAGAATGTCATAATCTGATATCAAGAATTTTTGTTGCAGATCCTGCTGCG AGAATAACCATTCCTGAGATAAGGAACCATCAGTGGTTTCTGATGAATCTGCCTGCTGATTTAATGGATGAGAGTACGATGGGCAACCACTTCGAAGAGTCTGATCAACCAATGCAGAGCATTGATACAATCATGCAGATAATTGCTGAGGCCACAATACCAGCAGTGTCCCATGGCCTTAACCAGTTCATGACAGACAACCTGGACATGGATGATGACATGGACGACTTAGATTCTGATTCGGAGCTAGATGTTGACAGCAGTGGGGAGATAGTCTATGCCATATGA
- the LOC107424694 gene encoding upstream activation factor subunit spp27 isoform X2: MVSDSELIERLREFLRNSDLNTTTTAIVRRKLQEDFGVDLSDKKAFIREQVDLFLQSELDRTEQEQEPEEEEEEEEGDNRSLNGKSEESDGYDLKKEDEEEDDGGDEYGEDAEVVEFRNTKRKKRTNKLSNEVKKRGSGFSKLCSLSPQLQEFIGVSEMARTEVVKQMWAYIREKNLQDPSNKRIILCDEPLRALFGVDSIDMFQMNKALSKHIWSLNSDGVGSDNSTPKKKQRKQDREEPDEPKSKEKRQKGGKSGFLAPLQLSGALVKFLGTGESELSRADVVKRMWDYIKQNNLQDPSDKRRILCDEKLKELFDVDSFNGFTVSKFLSAHFIKTGQ, translated from the exons ATGGTATCGGACTCGGAGCTAATCGAGAGGCTCCGAGAATTTCTTCGGAATTCAGACCTCAACACGACGACCACCGCCATCGTCCGCCGGAAACTCCAGGAGGATTTCGGTGTGGATTTGTCTGATAAGAAGGCGTTCATTAGGGAACAGGTTGACTTATTCCTCCAAAGCGAGCTCGACAGAACCGAGCAAGAACAAGAacctgaagaagaagaagaagaagaagaaggggataATCGGAGTTTGAATGGTAAATCTGAAGAAAGCGACGGTTATGATTTGAAGAAGGAAGATGAGGAGGAAGACGACGGCGGCGATGAATATGGAGAAGATGCTGAAGTTGTAGAATTTAGAAATACAAAGCGTAAAAAACG GACAAACAAGCTAAGTAACGAGGTAAAGAAAAGAGGAAGTGGTTTTAGCAAATTATGTAGCCTTTCTCCACAACTTCAAGAATTCATCGGAGTGTCTGAAATGGCCAGAACTGAG GTTGTGAAGCAAATGTGGGCATATATTAGAGAGAAAAATTTGCAAGACCCAAGTAATAAGCGGATTATACTTTGTGATGAGCCACTGCGTGctctttttggtgttgattccaTTGACATGTTCCAAATGAATAAGGCCCTGTCAAAGCATATTTGGTCTTTGAACTCTGACGGGG TTGGTTCAGATAATTCAACACCAAAGAAAAAGCAACGGAAGCAAGACAGAGAAG AGCCAGATGAACCAAAAAGTAAGGAAAAGCGACAAAAGGGAGGGAAATCAGGTTTTCTTGCTCCTCTTCAACTTTCAGGTGCTCTAGTAAAGTTTCTTGGAACTGGAGAAAGTGAATTATCAAGAGCTGATGTTGTAAAGAGAATGTGGGattacataaaacaaaataacctCCAG GATCCATCTGACAAGAGGCGAATACTATGTGATGAGAAGCTGAAAGAACTTTTTGATGTTGATTCCTTCAATGGCTTTACCGTTTCAAAGTTCTTGTCTGCTCATTTCATAAAGACTGGCCAGTGA
- the LOC107424705 gene encoding serine/threonine-protein kinase SRK2I isoform X1, giving the protein MDRSAITVGPAVDMPILHDSDRYDFVRDIGSGNFGVARLMRDKHTKELVAVKYIERGDKIDENVQREIINHRSLRHPNIVRFKEVILTPTHLAIVMEYASGGELFERICNAGRFSENEVLTQTSCFAPCSLFPLYTLHDAYALFLFEQARFFFQQLISGVSYCHAMQVCHRDLKLENTLLDGSPAPRLKICDFGYSKSSVLHSQPKSTVGTPAYIAPEVLMRQEYDGKIADVWSCGVTLYVMLVGAYPFEDPDEPKDFRKTIQRILSVQYSIPDSIQISQECHNLISRIFVADPAARITIPEIRNHQWFLMNLPADLMDESTMGNHFEESDQPMQSIDTIMQIIAEATIPAVSHGLNQFMTDNLDMDDDMDDLDSDSELDVDSSGEIVYAI; this is encoded by the exons ATGGATCGATCAGCGATAACGGTCGGGCCGGCCGTGGATATGCCGATTTTGCACGACAGTGACCGGTACGATTTCGTCCGAGATATCGGGTCGGGTAATTTCGGAGTGGCGAGGCTGATGAGGGATAAGCATACCAAGGAACTTGTTGCTGTCAAGTACATCGAGCGTGGAGATAAG ATTGATGAAAATGTTCAAAGAGAAATCATTAATCATAGGTCCTTGAGGCATCCCAACATTGTTCGGTTTAAAGAG GTTATTTTGACACCTACCCATTTGGCTATTGTAATGGAATATGCTTCTGGAGGAGAACTTTTTGAGCGGATATGCAATGCAGGGCGCTTCAGTGAGAATGAGGTTCTTACTCAAACATCTTGCTTTGCTCCCTGCTCTCTTTTTCCCCTCTATACTTTGCATGATGCATATGCCTTGTTTCTTTTTGAGCAGGCTCGCTTCTTTTTTCAACAGCTTATATCTGGAGTTAGCTACTGCCATGCAatg CAAGTATGCCACCGGGACTTGAAGTTGGAAAATACTTTGTTGGATGGAAGTCCAGCTCCTCGGTTGAAGATATGTGACTTTGGGTACTCAAAG TCCTCAGTTCTTCATTCTCAACCGAAATCAACAGTAGGAACACCTGCATACATTGCTCCAGAAGTATTAATGAGGCAAGAGTACGATGGCAAG ATTGCAGATGTATGGTCGTGTGGGGTAACCTTGTATGTGATGCTGGTGGGAGCATATCCTTTTGAGGATCCTGATGAACCAAAGGATTTCAGGAAGACCATACAA AGAATTCTCAGTGTCCAGTATTCAATCCCAGACTCTATTCAGATATCTCAAGAATGTCATAATCTGATATCAAGAATTTTTGTTGCAGATCCTGCTGCG AGAATAACCATTCCTGAGATAAGGAACCATCAGTGGTTTCTGATGAATCTGCCTGCTGATTTAATGGATGAGAGTACGATGGGCAACCACTTCGAAGAGTCTGATCAACCAATGCAGAGCATTGATACAATCATGCAGATAATTGCTGAGGCCACAATACCAGCAGTGTCCCATGGCCTTAACCAGTTCATGACAGACAACCTGGACATGGATGATGACATGGACGACTTAGATTCTGATTCGGAGCTAGATGTTGACAGCAGTGGGGAGATAGTCTATGCCATATGA
- the LOC107424694 gene encoding protein TRI1 isoform X1, whose translation MVSDSELIERLREFLRNSDLNTTTTAIVRRKLQEDFGVDLSDKKAFIREQVDLFLQSELDRTEQEQEPEEEEEEEEGDNRSLNGKSEESDGYDLKKEDEEEDDGGDEYGEDAEVVEFRNTKRKKRTNKLSNEVKKRGSGFSKLCSLSPQLQEFIGVSEMARTEVVKQMWAYIREKNLQDPSNKRIILCDEPLRALFGVDSIDMFQMNKALSKHIWSLNSDGVGSDNSTPKKKQRKQDREALLQVYKHSYTNLILISNLEPDEPKSKEKRQKGGKSGFLAPLQLSGALVKFLGTGESELSRADVVKRMWDYIKQNNLQDPSDKRRILCDEKLKELFDVDSFNGFTVSKFLSAHFIKTGQ comes from the exons ATGGTATCGGACTCGGAGCTAATCGAGAGGCTCCGAGAATTTCTTCGGAATTCAGACCTCAACACGACGACCACCGCCATCGTCCGCCGGAAACTCCAGGAGGATTTCGGTGTGGATTTGTCTGATAAGAAGGCGTTCATTAGGGAACAGGTTGACTTATTCCTCCAAAGCGAGCTCGACAGAACCGAGCAAGAACAAGAacctgaagaagaagaagaagaagaagaaggggataATCGGAGTTTGAATGGTAAATCTGAAGAAAGCGACGGTTATGATTTGAAGAAGGAAGATGAGGAGGAAGACGACGGCGGCGATGAATATGGAGAAGATGCTGAAGTTGTAGAATTTAGAAATACAAAGCGTAAAAAACG GACAAACAAGCTAAGTAACGAGGTAAAGAAAAGAGGAAGTGGTTTTAGCAAATTATGTAGCCTTTCTCCACAACTTCAAGAATTCATCGGAGTGTCTGAAATGGCCAGAACTGAG GTTGTGAAGCAAATGTGGGCATATATTAGAGAGAAAAATTTGCAAGACCCAAGTAATAAGCGGATTATACTTTGTGATGAGCCACTGCGTGctctttttggtgttgattccaTTGACATGTTCCAAATGAATAAGGCCCTGTCAAAGCATATTTGGTCTTTGAACTCTGACGGGG TTGGTTCAGATAATTCAACACCAAAGAAAAAGCAACGGAAGCAAGACAGAGAAG CTTTGTTACAGGTTTATAAACATTCTTATACAAACCTAATCTTGATCTCCAATTTAGAGCCAGATGAACCAAAAAGTAAGGAAAAGCGACAAAAGGGAGGGAAATCAGGTTTTCTTGCTCCTCTTCAACTTTCAGGTGCTCTAGTAAAGTTTCTTGGAACTGGAGAAAGTGAATTATCAAGAGCTGATGTTGTAAAGAGAATGTGGGattacataaaacaaaataacctCCAG GATCCATCTGACAAGAGGCGAATACTATGTGATGAGAAGCTGAAAGAACTTTTTGATGTTGATTCCTTCAATGGCTTTACCGTTTCAAAGTTCTTGTCTGCTCATTTCATAAAGACTGGCCAGTGA